One Carassius gibelio isolate Cgi1373 ecotype wild population from Czech Republic chromosome A20, carGib1.2-hapl.c, whole genome shotgun sequence DNA segment encodes these proteins:
- the LOC127938125 gene encoding DBH-like monooxygenase protein 2 homolog isoform X1, producing MGTLSLVLLLLSVQWSRAQEDPLLPFSEHLDPEHKVRLKWGFDEIQGTILFELTVDTSGWVGFGFSPKGGMTGADIVIGGVGPGGRYFTDRHAVGKSMPVIDQQQNYKLLSLTESDGKTVMKFQRSISSCDQHDLPITNLPMKLIYAYGQTDDITYHSTQRGTKELNLLKYMPRVNPPNSSSFDITMVNFTVPDNQTHYHCKIVRAPTFDRKQHIYRIEPVITNPDLVHHLLLYRCPPSVTEPFEAKCYTGVDGECMETVAVWGVGGGDFEFPEVAGLPIGGNVGDFLYRLEVHYNNPNKSAGRVDNSGLRFYYTSELRQHDAAVLMTGLAVTPGYAIPPKAKSFLTYGLCDTAYIPEVLQTPHDLQVFSAMLHTHLAGRKVRVGHFRGGKQIDFLAVDENYDFEYQEVTNLGKTKTVKLGDKLLVECTYNTENRSALTWGGLSTSNEMCLAFLFYYPAMNLSSCVSFPDEDTLISEMGANDTASWVNMMFMKTWDDTSIHQYQQTLKGIDQFVIVTNSNNNGSLNKGTLPDLKVIPHAPCMSGCATKSLALLSLLLCLAVQWACL from the exons ATGGGCACATTATCTCTTGTTCTGCTCTTGCTTTCAGTCCAGTGGTCCCGGGCTCAGGAAGACCCTCTTCTGCCTTTCTCTGAACACCTGGACCCCGAGCACAAGGTGCGGCTGAAGTGGGGATTTGATGAGATCCAGGGCACAATCTTGTTCGAGCTCACGGTCGACACCAGCGGCTGGGTCGGTTTTGGCTTCAGCCCGAAAGGAGGAATGACAGGAGCCGATATCGTCATTGGAGGAGTCGGACCTGGAGGCAGATACTTCACG GACCGTCATGCTGTGGGGAAATCAATGCCTGTGATTGACCAGCAACAGAACTACAAGCTCCTGTCTCTGACCGAGTCTGATGGGAAAACAGTCATGAAGTTTCAGAGGTCCATCAGTTCCTGTGATCAACATGACTTACCCATCACT AATCTCCCCATGAAGCTGATCTATGCGTATGGCCAGACTGATGACATCACGTACCACAGCACCCAAAGAGGAACGAAGGAGCTGAACCTGTTGAAGTACATGCCTCGGGTCAACCCTCCAAACAGCAGCTCTTTTGACATAACTATGGTCAAT TTCACTGTACCAGACAACCAAACCCACTATCACTGCAAGATCGTGAGAGCCCCGACATTTGATCGCAAACAGCACATTTATCGC ATTGAGCCGGTGATCACAAACCCTGACCTTGTGCATCATCTGCTGCTGTACCGCTGCCCTCCGAGTGTGACGGAGCCGTTTGAGGCGAAGTGTTATACTGGGGTGGATGGAGAGTGTATGGAGACCGTGGCTGTGTGGGGAGTTGGTGGAGGG GATTTTGAATTTCCTGAAGTGGCAGGACTTCCAATTGGAGGAAATGTTGGTGATTTTCTCTACAGGCTTGAAGTGCATTACAACAACCCAAATAAAAGTGCAG GTCGAGTTGATAACTCTGGTCTGCGATTCTATTACACATCTGAACTCCGTCAGCACGATGCAGCTGTTCTGATGACAGGGCTTGCAGTGACCCCTGGGTACGCCATCCCACCCAAAGCCAAATCCTTCCTCACATATGGCCTGTGTGACACTGCTTATATTCCAGAG GTTCTGCAGACGCCTCATGATCTTCAGGTGTTCTCTGCCATGCTGCACACACACTTAGCTGGACGCAAGGTGCGAGTCGGACACTTCAG AGGAGGTAAACAGATCGATTTTCTAGCTGTGGATGAAAACTATGATTTTGAATATCAGGAAGTGACAAATTTGGGCAAAACTAAGACAGTGAAGTTG GGTGACAAATTGCTGGTGGAGTGCACCTATAATACTGAAAACCGCAGCGCACTCACATGG GGGGGGCTTTCAACTTCAAACGAGATGTGTTTGGCCTTCCTCTTCTACTATCCAGCGATGAATCTCAGCAGCTGTGTTAGCTTCCCAGATGAAGATACTTTAATATCTGAGATGGGAGCAAACGATACTGC TTCTTGGGTCAATATGATGTTCATGAAGACTTGGGATGACACATCTATCCATCAATACCAACAAACACTGAAGGGAATCGACCAGTTCGTCATAGTCACAAACTCAAAT AACAACGGATCATTAAATAAAGGGACACTTCCTGATCTCAAAGTCATCCCGCATGCACCCTGCATGAGCGGCTGTGCCACCAAAAGTCTCGCTttgctctcactgctcctctgtTTGGCAGTGCAGTGGGCATGCTTATGA
- the LOC127938565 gene encoding sorting nexin-9-like isoform X1 produces the protein METKAQVLYDFTAEPGNNELSVREGETITITNRNIGGGWLEAKNSRGEVGLVPEDYIEINQAKPFTSGGNAAPLDLSFFDSHMPTPASTAQVDVAQPETPVTPGFSSTSPDETSNGNDPWAVFDSNASGGFSNNWAAQPEGTETGKTSSNAWPSGGQGHPQAYQGPGAEDDEWDEEWDDVKSSGGYAESEAGEGGAINRGGAHGSSMKIALNKFPGFSKSGPELYLLSKLPAKGTKLSVYTGEVGPVWAYPDYQLDCVVADPKKGSKMYGLKSYIEYQVIPTTTNKPVIHRYKHFDWLYERLLEKFGSAIPIPSLPDKQVTGRFEEEFIKMRMERLQGWMSRMCRHPVVSSSEVFQLFLSYKDEKDWKMGKRKAEKDETVGVMVFSTIEPEGLPDLDLTEVEQKCEQFNRFTKAMDDGVKDLLTVGNEHWKRCTGPLPKEYQRIGKAFQNLSSVFISSGYEGEAVLTDALTAAGKTYEEIAQMVAEQPKKDLHFLMETNNEYKGLLGCFPDTIGVHKAAIEKVKEADKLVAAGKITPSDKITMSKRASTMSYSLQAEMNHFHSNRIYDYNRVMQQYLEQQVKFYEMIAEKLRHAHGQFTTM, from the exons ATGGAGACGAAG GCACAGGTTTTATATGATTTCACGGCAGAGCCTGGGAATAATGAGCTGTCGGTTCGAGAGGGTGAGACAATCACAATAACCAACCGG AACATTGGTGGAGGATGGCTTGAGGCAAAGAACTCCAGAGGAGAGGTCGGATTGGTGCCAGAGGACTATATAGAG ATTAACCAGGCTAAGCCTTTTACTTCTGGAGGAAATGCAGCCCCCCTCGATCTCTCGTTCTTCGACAGTCACATGCCGACCCCGGCCAGCACCGCACAG GTGGATGTAGCTCAGCCGGAGACTCCAGTCACCCCAGGATTTTCATCCACCTCCCCTGATGAG acaagTAATGGTAATGACCCATGGGCAGTGTTTGATAGTAATGCATCTGGGGGGTTTTCTAATAACTGGGCAGCTCAGCCAGAGGGCACCGAGACGGGGAAAACCAGCAGCAATGCATGGCCTTCTGGAGGACAGGGGCATCCGCAGGCCTACCAGGGTCCAG GCGCAGAAGATGATGAGTGGGACGAGGAGTGGGATGACGTGAAGTCATCGGGTGGCTATGCTGAATCTGAAGCTGGAGAGGGCGGAGCTATAAACAGAGGCGGAGCTCATGGTTCATCCATGAAAATTGCCCTCAACAA ATTTCCTGGTTTCTCTAAATCAGGTCCTGAGCTGTACTTGCTGTCCAAACTGCCCGCCAAAGGAACCAAACTGTCTGTTTAT ACAGGAGAAGTTGGCCCAGTGTGGGCGTATCCAGACTATCAGCTGGACTGTGTTGTCGCTGACCCTAAAAAGGGCTCCAAAATGTATGGCCTCAAGAGTTACATTGAGTACCAAGTCATACCCACT ACCACGAACAAGCCTGTCATTCACAGGTACAAGCACTTCGATTGGTTATATGAAAGGCTTTTGGAAAAATTTGGATCGGCTATTCCAATCCCCTCTCTGCCTGATAAGCAGGTGACAG GTCGCTTTGAGGAGGAATTTATAAAAATGCGCATGGAAAGGCTTCAGGGTTGGATGTCGCGAATGTGCCGGCATCCCGTTGTCTCCAGCAGTGAAGTCTTCCAGCTGTTTCTCTCGTACAAAGATGAGAAG GACTGGAAAATGGGAAAGAGAAAAGCAGAAAAAGATGAGACCGTCGGAGTCATGGTTTTCTCCACGATAGAGCCCGAGGGACTGCCAGACCTGGACCTGACTGAAGT AGAGCAGAAGTGTGAACAGTTCAACCGTTTCACCAAGGCAATGGATGATGGTGTGAAAGACTTGCTGACAGTAGGAAATGAACACTGGAAACGCTGCACAGGCC CTCTTCCAAAGGAATATCAACGGATTGGCAAAGCTTTCCAAAACCTGTCCTCGGTGTTCATCAGCAGTGGATATGAAG gAGAGGCTGTGCTCACAGATGCACTGACGGCAGCAGGAAAGACCTACGAGGAGATTGCTCAGATGGTGGCAGAgcag cccAAGAAAGACCTTCACTTCCTCATGGAAACTAACAATGAGTACAAAGGTCTGCTGGGATGCTTTCCTGATACTATTGGCGTTCACAAG GCTGCCATAGAGAAGGTAAAGGAAGCAGATAAACTAGTGGCTGCGGGTAAAATCACCCCCTCAGATAAGATCACCATGTCGAAACGTGCCAGCACCATGTCTTACTCTCTGCAAG CCGAAATGAACCACTTCCATAGCAA
- the LOC127938565 gene encoding sorting nexin-9-like isoform X2, whose protein sequence is METKAQVLYDFTAEPGNNELSVREGETITITNRNIGGGWLEAKNSRGEVGLVPEDYIEINQAKPFTSGGNAAPLDLSFFDSHMPTPASTAQTSNGNDPWAVFDSNASGGFSNNWAAQPEGTETGKTSSNAWPSGGQGHPQAYQGPGAEDDEWDEEWDDVKSSGGYAESEAGEGGAINRGGAHGSSMKIALNKFPGFSKSGPELYLLSKLPAKGTKLSVYTGEVGPVWAYPDYQLDCVVADPKKGSKMYGLKSYIEYQVIPTTTNKPVIHRYKHFDWLYERLLEKFGSAIPIPSLPDKQVTGRFEEEFIKMRMERLQGWMSRMCRHPVVSSSEVFQLFLSYKDEKDWKMGKRKAEKDETVGVMVFSTIEPEGLPDLDLTEVEQKCEQFNRFTKAMDDGVKDLLTVGNEHWKRCTGPLPKEYQRIGKAFQNLSSVFISSGYEGEAVLTDALTAAGKTYEEIAQMVAEQPKKDLHFLMETNNEYKGLLGCFPDTIGVHKAAIEKVKEADKLVAAGKITPSDKITMSKRASTMSYSLQAEMNHFHSNRIYDYNRVMQQYLEQQVKFYEMIAEKLRHAHGQFTTM, encoded by the exons ATGGAGACGAAG GCACAGGTTTTATATGATTTCACGGCAGAGCCTGGGAATAATGAGCTGTCGGTTCGAGAGGGTGAGACAATCACAATAACCAACCGG AACATTGGTGGAGGATGGCTTGAGGCAAAGAACTCCAGAGGAGAGGTCGGATTGGTGCCAGAGGACTATATAGAG ATTAACCAGGCTAAGCCTTTTACTTCTGGAGGAAATGCAGCCCCCCTCGATCTCTCGTTCTTCGACAGTCACATGCCGACCCCGGCCAGCACCGCACAG acaagTAATGGTAATGACCCATGGGCAGTGTTTGATAGTAATGCATCTGGGGGGTTTTCTAATAACTGGGCAGCTCAGCCAGAGGGCACCGAGACGGGGAAAACCAGCAGCAATGCATGGCCTTCTGGAGGACAGGGGCATCCGCAGGCCTACCAGGGTCCAG GCGCAGAAGATGATGAGTGGGACGAGGAGTGGGATGACGTGAAGTCATCGGGTGGCTATGCTGAATCTGAAGCTGGAGAGGGCGGAGCTATAAACAGAGGCGGAGCTCATGGTTCATCCATGAAAATTGCCCTCAACAA ATTTCCTGGTTTCTCTAAATCAGGTCCTGAGCTGTACTTGCTGTCCAAACTGCCCGCCAAAGGAACCAAACTGTCTGTTTAT ACAGGAGAAGTTGGCCCAGTGTGGGCGTATCCAGACTATCAGCTGGACTGTGTTGTCGCTGACCCTAAAAAGGGCTCCAAAATGTATGGCCTCAAGAGTTACATTGAGTACCAAGTCATACCCACT ACCACGAACAAGCCTGTCATTCACAGGTACAAGCACTTCGATTGGTTATATGAAAGGCTTTTGGAAAAATTTGGATCGGCTATTCCAATCCCCTCTCTGCCTGATAAGCAGGTGACAG GTCGCTTTGAGGAGGAATTTATAAAAATGCGCATGGAAAGGCTTCAGGGTTGGATGTCGCGAATGTGCCGGCATCCCGTTGTCTCCAGCAGTGAAGTCTTCCAGCTGTTTCTCTCGTACAAAGATGAGAAG GACTGGAAAATGGGAAAGAGAAAAGCAGAAAAAGATGAGACCGTCGGAGTCATGGTTTTCTCCACGATAGAGCCCGAGGGACTGCCAGACCTGGACCTGACTGAAGT AGAGCAGAAGTGTGAACAGTTCAACCGTTTCACCAAGGCAATGGATGATGGTGTGAAAGACTTGCTGACAGTAGGAAATGAACACTGGAAACGCTGCACAGGCC CTCTTCCAAAGGAATATCAACGGATTGGCAAAGCTTTCCAAAACCTGTCCTCGGTGTTCATCAGCAGTGGATATGAAG gAGAGGCTGTGCTCACAGATGCACTGACGGCAGCAGGAAAGACCTACGAGGAGATTGCTCAGATGGTGGCAGAgcag cccAAGAAAGACCTTCACTTCCTCATGGAAACTAACAATGAGTACAAAGGTCTGCTGGGATGCTTTCCTGATACTATTGGCGTTCACAAG GCTGCCATAGAGAAGGTAAAGGAAGCAGATAAACTAGTGGCTGCGGGTAAAATCACCCCCTCAGATAAGATCACCATGTCGAAACGTGCCAGCACCATGTCTTACTCTCTGCAAG CCGAAATGAACCACTTCCATAGCAA